The following DNA comes from Quercus robur chromosome 1, dhQueRobu3.1, whole genome shotgun sequence.
tggataatatGAAccttatcaagatttattttagggtatttacctacaagataattattcttgaaaaaagcctgaattatccagaaaagagataaaaatcttAGAATACAGGTGAAAACACGTCTAGGTGCAAGGACCGGctcaagaaaacctaaaaaggGAGTCTAAAACGCATCGGAACACGAAAGTATGTTTGGTGCCCAAGAGTACCATTcagcacttttggagtgccaaaCAGCACTTTAAAAGGGCCGAATTACACCCTTAAGGGCTAAGGCCCAACTCCCTTCGGGTAACGATAAGCACATCCTTTTCGACCTTTTCGTAGAAGGACGAGTCCCGATTCGTATCCTAATAGTTTGAGCTATTTTTTAGAGTCTCCTAGCCTCTATAAATAAGGAATGGATCTCAAAATTCAGTAGATACTTTTACGCTCTGGGGGGCACTCTTTTAGGCTATCAAATTGCTTATATTTTCTGATCCCCTCTTTGATTTTCTGTGGAagctagggtttttaggtttcaaaaataattgcataaatttctttgaactgtaaaacatcctctcaagtagaagagtgctcatgcaagaggttgctTTCTAACCCTTTCGTTTTTATGCTTCTCTTATCATGATGATGCATGTTTAATTGTTTCAAATATTCATATTCtaccttgttaattttgtttatgAAAATATGTTCTTGATTCCTTTATTGTTGCTATAAtatgtttcttagttttaaagATTTGCATATAATTAACTCTTTGTCTTTAATATAAAACAGATATGCATCTTCCTTaaatgtagatctgaatttttcttcaaaataaaacaaatctgcatcttccttagaggtagatctgaatttttcttcaaaataaaacatatctgcatcttccttaaatgtagatatgaatttttcttcaaaataaaacagatctgcatcttccttagatgtagatctaaattttcCTTAATCAAAACTGGTTTGcgtcttcattagatgcaaatttgaacattttttatcaaaaaaactgatttgtatcttccttagatacagatttgatttttttttttaatgcatgcagattttgaaataaagaaagagatcatGTATTGTTGTGttagttgtttgttttgtttagtccaggttgcataaatttatttatgaatgaaattctcttcataaaaaaatcttttccatATTTTTGAACATATAAAACAGATCTGACTCTtttttgttatcaaaaaaacttttttttttttatcatcacaACACAAATTTGATCTTTTGCAAagttaaaactatttttttttttttaatttcttaaaaacagttttgatttttttataaatcaaaataaatttttactcACAACAAAATAtctacatttaaaaaaaaaaaaagaggatccATTCATAAATTAACTTGTTTGATTTAGTTTTTGTCATATATACCATATCATTCATCTCATGCATAAAAGGAGTATACAGGTTataagagtctagaagaccagactctgtctgagcagaatgggtgcctaacaccttcccattccgtaacctaaCCTCTGAATTTAGGTCTTTGGATAAGTAGATCTAAGCCTtgtctttactttttattttgggtagttTGTATCTAGGACtcaaagccatgtaattatttggtagattgtaactaggactcaaagccatgtaattttcaatttatcaaatgtatttttttttcaatgaaaaattcagacatgtatttttatatttagtttttcttattttttttgtataaaaaaagtggcgactccacaccacttacccaaaaagaaaggtgccctaaaaagcacacaaaatcaatctctcttttttttgagaggcaCTTTCGAGGTCTCTCACAATGAGGTGAAACTGGCCGAATGGGAGTGGCCTTTGGTGCAATAATTGTGGCCAAGGGAGCTTGGCTAGAGGCTAAGATCTTTGACTGGCCACCTGAGTCTTTAGACACCCTTGCCCACTTCTGCCTGTGAGTGGTAGATGCAGTGGTTATAGGAGGTTAAAGAGGGGTTACCTAAGTTTGCCCCACAGGAACACGAGGTGCAAGAACAAATTCAGATAGCTAGAGATCGCATTGTTGAACCATCTCTATTATCTCAACTTCGTGTTCTTCTTCCTCTCCTCTCTTTtcggcttcttcttcttctccttccttttctctctctccttctccttGTGGGGTCACGACTAAGTGTCAGAGCTTGGCCTAGAAAACTAGATTAGTCGAACCATCTGAGAAGGGTTCTAGAGATGTCTCCTTTCTTCTATGTGAGACCTTTTTTCGAGCTTTATTTTGTGATGATTTCAACAAAAATCCCGTTAGGCGAACATTGATGTAGGTCAGCAAAGGGTGTTTGTCTCGGAGTACGTCCCTGGGATCTTAGAAGCCAGAATAGGAGGGAGTATATTCGAGGATTAGGTGGGATGCTCAGAGTTGCCTGTCAGAGTGGATGAAGATCTCCGACTGGAGAAGTCTGTTTAAGTCATGAACCTCGACTAAGCCAATGTTTGGCTTTGCATACTGAGAATTTGAAGCATTACAACTGAGAAGAAAGAGTTATTAAATGTAACAAGTGTACGACTACATATGTAAATAGATGCTTGTGTATAGATGGCAAAGCTTCCTCGGATCACCGACCTGCCTTCCTCGAGGAGGTCGAACATGTAAGCTCATTACCAAGCTAGTTCCCTCCTACTTTTATAACTCCCCCTTGGGAATTCTTGTTGGAATCAGGGAGGTAAGAAATAAGCCTAACTCAGCTATTCCTAACCTTGAAGTAATAGCCTTTGCTGAGGCTATCGCAGTAACTATACAAAAAGTTTACGTCATATTGGGTAAGCCTTAAGCTGAATAGCATGTTCAACCTACTGACACAATTGATTATCCTATAAAAAATTGGGTGACATTGGTCGGGGCTAAGCCCATAGAACCTAAGAGTGCTAAGCAAGGGAGGATCTAAAGGAAACCTAACACCCCCATCTATTACGGCCATTAAAGGGATGAAGATCACCCTAGACACCCTTTGGTCCTCTATATTCCCCTAGGTATAGTACTCAATGAGTTTGTCCTAAGGGATATGGTACTTGATCTTAAAAGTCTCTACGGTGGCATCATTTTTTACTAGCTTGGCGAACCCCAtcgaaaaaaagggaaaggagaaATAAATTGTAGTAAGAGGTGGAGGAAAAACTAGAGTGAAGGAGACGATACTTATAGGAAGAGGGGGCATTGTTGGGAAGAGGAAGGTTTGAGAGGAAGGCTTGGAAAAGGAGagttctaaattaaaatttgagaaaaagcAGAAGAAATGAAATTTGAGAACCATGGGAGGTATTTATAGGGAGATAATTAAATGCGTGGGTGGGAAAAATTATTGCCCATGTCGCCCCTTGATCTCTGCGTGCCTCAGAAGCCTAATGGATAGAGGACCAGGGCCTTTGATCGCAACAGTTGGCCAAGCACGTGTTGGAAAATTGGGTTGTCAAATCCGGCACATTTATGGCCTAACGCTTGGTGTCCCTGAGACGTGATAGTTACATCACGTGAACACGTTCTCTAATGTGCCGAAGATGTGACCACGATCCCACCTCCAAGGTTTGAAGTTGGGATCGTGAGGGCTATATTGTAGGGTGTCGAGAATTATAGGCCCGTATCCAGATTAATATAGGCCTTGTCCGTGATGACCTCGACTCGATAATGGTCCATGATGATCGAAAGTTAAAGGGAGGATCCGAGAATAGAACGCCTTGGCATACATATTCACAAGTGAATGTGCCGAGGAAAAGGGATAGTGCCTTGGGAGAATCCGCCAACCAAACACGGGATCTAGCATCAAGTGCAAGTTACTAGAGGGTCACCTCGATTGCAGAGGGAGGGTCCCTCCTCTCTGACACGAGACTTGATACGGGGGAACAATAGCCCAGACTGAGGGAGCCACTCATGTCCTGTGGGTGAAGGGATCCATTGACACATGAGAGATTCCTTCATCATGACTACCCCATTCAAAAAAGGGTATAAATAGATAGAGGAGTATAGGAAAAAGGGGTTGGAACAAAAATTGGGAGAGTGGTACATGAGAGTAAGGCAAGAACATAGTTTTGGGGACAGAATTCATGCTTGGACATTCAAGGGGAGCTCGGCTATTTGAAACCCTTCTTGGTTGAGCTTAGTTCGACATAGCTTAATAGAAAAGTGAGACTGAGAGTGGTTTACTCAAGGAAAAATCACTTTAGGGATCTCCCATTATGGACTAAACTCAACCCAGAATACAAATAAATTGGAAGTTTGAGCCAAATTAGTTTAGGGTTGTTGGGAAACAGCCGTCATagtcttaatttatttatttttacccaaaaataaataaataaaacatgttaGGTCATGGGTTAGCCAGGTTGGGTCGGATTGACTTCCAAAAAATGGTCAAGTCATGGGTCAACCCCTTTTTCCTtcaagtaaaaaaattccagtTCAAGTTGGATATTTTTGAGGTTAGGTCGAGTTGAGTCAGCAAATTTTGGAccgttttgtctttttttaattgaatggtaaaaagaagaaaacttaaaataaacaaataaaaacccaaaattaagTTCAGTGGAGCCGATTCAAGCTGAATCTCATAAGTcataaaaatactataattttcAACAAGCTAGACGAGAATATTCTGATCGGCTCGGCTCAGCTCAGCTTCCACTATAAGCGTAAACCTCACGCTTTAATTTTAACACAATACTATTTTACACGCACAAAacactctgtctctctctcacactaTAAAACCCTCATTTCCCGTTGCAGCAGCTCAATTCCCCAATCTCTTTAGCTTTATTGTGAATCCTCGCTGTTTTTGAATCATTCTCTACAACATCAAAGCCAGAAACCAAAGGCTATGGCCAGCACCGAACCCGAGCACGAGCACAGAGAAGAAGGGGAAGCCCCAGCCAACGACGACGAGGACACCGGAGCTCAGGTTGCTCCGATCGTTAAGCTCGAGGAGATCGCCGTCACCACCGGTGAGGAGGATGAAACTTCCATTCTCGATCTGTAcgtttctctttcctctctctcttcctagggttttcctttctttttcatcgCGATCTGATTGAATCTAGGGTTTTTTGATTTTGCAGCAAAGCTAAACTTTATCGATTCGATAAAGATGGGAACCAATGGAAAGAGAGAGGCGCTGGTTCTGTCAGGTTTCTCAAGCACAAAGAGTCCGGCAAGGTTCGCCTCGTTATGAGACAATCTAAAACCCTTAAGATCTGCGCCAACCATCTCTGTAtgttactttctttctttcttactttTTGGTATtgcatcttcttttatttttgttgttttggaatCTGATCTGTGTGAAAATTTTTGCAGTGCTACCGACGATGACGGTGCAGGAACACGCCGGCAACGAGAAATCGTGTGTGTGGCATGCTACCGATTTTGCCGATGGTGAATTGAAGGACGAGCTCTTCTGCATTAGATTTGCTTCCATTGAGAGTGAGTGTTCTTCTGATTTGGAATTGATATCCTCTTTGATTTGTTAATTTACTCCTAgtgtttttgaatttaattattaaatctaGAATTCTAGATGAACTTTCAGATGctacatttattaattttgggcATTGTGGGTTATTTAATCTTTATTATATATCTGCTAGATGAATTTTCGCATGGATTATAATATCTGTTGCAATAATCTTGAAAATCAGTAAGAAGCTAGGGATTATCAACTTAATTGCCcaaa
Coding sequences within:
- the LOC126689143 gene encoding ran-binding protein 1 homolog a-like, with the protein product MASTEPEHEHREEGEAPANDDEDTGAQVAPIVKLEEIAVTTGEEDETSILDLKAKLYRFDKDGNQWKERGAGSVRFLKHKESGKVRLVMRQSKTLKICANHLLLPTMTVQEHAGNEKSCVWHATDFADGELKDELFCIRFASIENNKTFMETFQEVAESQKNKEENKDASATAEILEKLSVEEKKIEEKEEVPVGSEKETKSDAEKTEKKDEEPASSA